The Pan troglodytes isolate AG18354 chromosome 6, NHGRI_mPanTro3-v2.0_pri, whole genome shotgun sequence genomic sequence cctgagtagctgggattacaggcatgcgccaccatgcctgactaatttgtatttttagtagagatggggtttcttcatattggtcaggctggtctcgaactcccgacctcaggtgatccgcctgtcttggcctcccaaggtgttgggattacaggcgtgagccactatgcccggcctaagCTCTTTTTCTAAGACATGTGTGCGCacgcatgcgtgcacacacacacacactttaaacaCAATTGGAATGTCTGATGTCTGGTTTGGGATTCTACATATAATACAATCCTAAGGTTATATTTTGCGTATTAATTTAACCctagtttttttctcttgtggttaaatattctgtgaaaatacatttaagaagtacataatttatttttctgttgttggaCATGTatcttgttttaatatttttaacactGTCATGAGCTGATATTTATTTAAcagtattttagaaaatattacgTGTAATGCATAGAATATAGTAATTGTGAATAGTTTATGTGTTAGAaagctaatattatttttatgggTTTAAGTTGAGTTTTAGTAATTTGTACTTTTATCTCCATCTTAAAATACTTTACAAATACTTGGACTCTGCAGAAAGGCTAAATCTTTTTTTGCTTCTAGAAGTTAGGTATATCAGAAAGAAACCATAGGAGGAATTCAGTAAGTTGTTCTTGCAACTTTACTGGTGACTAGATGCAGCTATTAGAATGaatacatctgtaaaatgaagtcaGCGTTTCACTTCTGTTCCCTTCTGTCTCACTTGGGGATTGTGGCACAGAAGCTGTGATGTGCTGTAACGTGAAACCTGAGTGTCTTTACTGGATGATCCAGCGGTGGGCGTTGTCCACTCTGATGGTCAGCATCCTGCTCATCTCCTGGAGAGCAAGCTGGATGTGTGTCCAAGCCTGTGGCTCCTGTGGCAGGTCTGTGCCCACAGGAAGGCTGATGAGGGAGCTTTGGGCCCATCATTGCTGTGGGCATGTGGACACTTGACACTGGCCCTGCCATTGATCGGCCCAGGTCGTGGTCACCCTCCTTTCCTGGCCCCTCACAGACATGCCTTCACTGGCTTAGGGAGGCAGTGGAATGAGAGGCTCCCGGCCCCCAAAACCAGTGCTGTGTGCTCGACACACGCAGTTTCATCTGAACTGTATTATTGGCCCCAGCAGGGTATTGTTTGCCTCATACGATGGACAAACGCGCTGAGGCTGAAGCGTGTGAAACTTGCAaatgtggagctgggatttgagtcCAGGTTGTTAGAATCTAAGCCCTGTGTATTAACCAAATTGCTGACTTTTAAACGTAAGTAGATTTATAGTTGGCTtaacaatttataaataaaactttttcctttttattagggAAAGAACCTATTGGGTTTAGTGTTCTTACAGACAGCATTTCTTTTTGGAAATGAACTATCttatgtggtttttcttttcatattcctAATGAAATCATTTTGGTTGCTTTTGGAGAGTGTCAGGTTATTGGAATAATCTggaattttgaatattaatggAATTGCTTATGCAGTCCTTTTGAAAGACCTTCTGTACTGAGCTTGCAGAGGGTGGGGATTCTGTCAATGCTTGTCAGTGCCGTGAGGGGcagacagggaggctgaggcaggaaacctCGTGAGTCCAGGCTGCTCTCCACCACGAAATCACTAACACAGCTGTTctgcctcctcttcttccctaGGCAGAAGGTTATGTAATTGGAAGCTGCATCAAACACATCCCGATTGCAGGTAGAGATATTACGTATTTCATTCAACAGCTGCTaagggagagggaggtgggaaTCCCTCCTGAGCAGTCACTGGAGACCGCAAAAGCCATTAAGGTAAAAACAGATGGGAAACCGGCCGGTTTGGGGGTGAGAGAGATGGTGTTCTGGACACTTCCCCTTGGTGCCATCATCCctgctcctcctttccttcctctccccttcccatgAGTGTGGGGCTTGATTTGTTTTACCCCTTAAGTGGGCTGAAGATGTAAAGCTTAACCTCTTCCAAACTAGATGCTCTGAGGTTCCAGCTGTCACTGAGAACAGCTTGGTAGCTGGTGCAGCATACCAGCGTGCAGAGGCAGCATTGTTCAGCTGGAGCCTCACTGCTGGAGCCTCATCTACCAGAGCGCTCCTTCCATACTGCCTCCATGCTTCGCTGTAGAATCAGGAGGCGACCACAGCAGCAGAACACTGCCAACCTAGGATCCAGAGCTATTGCACAAAATTCACACACAGGTGTGGCTGTGACGTGTGGCCATAAGCATCTTCTTCCTTTATGGCACAGTTTCTGAGTGTAGCGGAGCTTCATGGGGGTGAGCCTGACACCCACCCTTCTCCTCactgccttcctcccttctcagcaCCTCGTAACTGAGGCTGGCTGAAGGAAAGGAAGCACCAGAGATGATTCCCGAGGTGTTTTTAGGTCAGGAGGCACTGGCATGAGGCAGGCTCTGCAGTTGGGTATGACCTGCCCTGCTTTACCTGGGACCAGAGATTCCTGGGAAGGGGGCTCTCAGCGCTGAAATGGTGATGTGGGGAAGACGTGGTCCCTTCCATCTCAGGGGAAGGTTTCCTGAGGTATCATTAGACATTCTTTTTTAGACTAAAATATTTCCTAAGGGGTTACCTTctcctttctttgcctttcctcCATGGAAGAATATTTGACTATTTGATCCAAGCTCCCTTGCCACTCCATATCTGTTAGAAATGTAAGTCAGAATTGAGCCCCttcatagtggctcacatctataatcctagggctttgggaggctgaggctggagcattGCTTCGGGCCAGGGTTCGAAACTAGCCCAGGTGATATAGCGAGATCTcgtctctatttcaaaaaaagaaagaaagaaaaaaaaaaagcattgagcCTTTTGTTATTGACGCCCAGGGTCCACTCCAGTGAGTCTGAGTCCTCCCTATTTCCGCCAGGATTGCTGAGCAGCACTGCCAAGGAGGGGCTTTCCTGACCCTCATGCTGGGCCTTCAACTCTCCTCACGGGCTGTTGGGGTTCCAATTTGGACCCTGAAATCTGGGCTGATGTGCTCGATGTGACTGTGTGTCTCCCCCCAGTGAAGGCTGGGAGTAAAAGAGACTGTTCATAGCCTCCGAATCAGCTGCCCTGGCCCTGCTGTGTGGGGTAGCCCTGTTATTTCTCACCTCACTTCTCTCTTTGAAGGAACAGATCCTGAAAGGCGTGGTTTAGAGCTCCCCCTGCTTCCCCTTACTGCCATGGCCTTCTGTGGTCGTGAACAGGCCTGAGGGAGTGTGTAACGTGAGCACACCACCCTTGCAGCATGAATCCTGAACCTTAAGGTTAAGCCTGTTACTCTGCACCCAACTCAATGGAAATATTTCCTAGGAAGCATTTGAGTTAAGTAAGCTGAGATGCTGTAGGATGTTGACCAGGCCTGTGAGGAGAACTGAATGCCTTTGTCTCCAGTCTTGGTAGATTTGAGGTTGTAATCAGCTGACCCTGTTTCTCTGTGTCATCAAAGAACACAGGGTTGTGTAGCACTTCTTGCCTGTCAGTCTTCTTAAAATTCCGCTAGAGTATATCCAAGATACCCAGAAGATGGCATTAGAATATGTTTCAGGGATGCTAAGAAACTTTAAACTTAATACCACGAGAACGTCTTTGGAGGTCCTTGAGAGAGCCATTCCTTCCACGGTGTGCTCAGCGCCAGCTGGGCGGCCCACCTCGTGCTTCCCGTAGGCAGCAAGTATCTGGGGGTCACCTGCTGCTATGCTGAGGCCAGCTCTAAGGACACATATCAACACAAAGGTGTCCAAGAACATTCATCTTACCAGATACCCAGGAAACACTTCGCATCCCTCAGGCTGCCTGTCGGTGCAGGGTGGGAATCGTTAGCGACTTCTctcgcagcagcagcagcagcagcagcagcagcagcagcctggcGGCTTCAGTCCTCCCACCTGactctgcttttcctttcttccccggGACCTATCACTTTATAACCTACCATGTCATTTACTTATTATGGTTGCTTATTGTTTTCTGACTCCCAGCTAGAGTGTAATCTTGGCAGGGATCTGTGTGTTTCGCTACCTTGTGTATCCCAAGTGCCTAGACAATAAATCTGTGTTGATTGAGGGACTTAGAATACCCAGTCAACAAGGTACACTGTCCCTAGGCAAAGAGATGGTGTCAGTGGAGCTGATGACAGTGCTGTGGCCAGCTCCACACCAGATTAACAACCAGCAGGTTGACAGTGGCCACCCGGCTTGTGGCATGCTGGGACCCAAATGGGATCCAAAGAAGCCTCTACAGTCAGGTTTAGGGTGTAGACAGTGCTGCACTCGGTAGTTGAGCTCACAGCACGGGTCCGCTGGTCCAGTGTGGACCACAGTGAGGTGCCAGAGCAGGCCATAGGAGGCATCTGAGAGGAACAAGGCAAGACGAGGTGCTTTCTAGACACCTGTAGACATCATTTCAGATATGATAGCGATAGAATTGGATAGACCAAGGCTGAGATTAATAGCTGAGTTGCAGAGAAAGCAGACTTACCTGTCCGAATTCCAAGTGTAACCATGTCTAACATGAAAGACGATGGAATGTGAGGCTTGATGCATATCCACACTAGAGTTACGGTGGGGGCGGTTCTGATCCCAGGGTGTGTTTGCTGCATGGGCTTCCTGGTTATTTGTCTGAGGGCAGAGACACTGGGCAGTTGTTAATGCCTGGCAacatctttgtgtgtgtatgcaggaGAAATACTGTTACATTTGCCCCGATATAGTCAAGGAATTTGCCAAGTATGATGTGGATCCCCGGAAGTGGATCAAACAGTACACGGGTATCAATGCGATCAACCAGAAGAAGTTTGTTATAGACGTTGGTTACGAAAGATTCCTGGGACCTGAAATATTCTTTCACCCGGAggtgagatgtttctttttttgtgtgcccAAGTGTGGGATGGAGCGATACTGCCACCCAGAGTGCAGAAAGAGCAGTTCCCAGCGAAGGGCCTGTGAGCAGGGTGGCCGGCATTCGGTCTCTCTGCATCCCCCGTGCAGTTTGTCTGCTTGACAGATTGTTCAGTTTGCCTCTCCGTAGAGCTGGTTATCTGCTTTAATAGTTAAGGATGGGTTATACCACAAATAGGAAGACTTTTAGGAGCAATAGATGACAATAGAATTAAAAGTAATCTCCAAGGGTTGTGGGTGGTCACATGCCAGCATTACAAGTAGCTACCCTCAAGGCCTGTGTGGAGGTTGCCTGTGCATAAGAGTGGGATAATATGTAACCTTTCTATCTTTGGTGATTGCCCTTCCTAACTTCTAATTTTAACCCTGCACAGTTGGTCCTGCTCTGTTCCCTGCTGCAAGTTAGGTAAAGCTTCTAAGGCCAGCATTTCTATTATTTAGATAATCTTAAGAATTAGAAATGTCATCATTTTAACTAGTAGTCATAAGGAATTATTAGTGCTTTTGCAGAAAGCAGTAATTAAGAGGCACATTTTAAGATTTACatataatgcattttatttatattttggtatatatTCCTGGCTAATTCAGTTTATATTCAGTAGGTGGGTTACAAACTGCTGTTTGTTTTTAGATGTGTATATGACTATTTTGTACAGAGAAACAGCATAGAATGTGTTTCTCGCTAGTAAtctgaagaataaaataataacaatgataatctAGTGAATGCTCACTTTTAATAGTGTTGATTTGAAATGGACATAGAACAGTCAAATGTCCAGTGAACAGCTGGTGAGCAACTGAatatcctcctccttcctctgagAGTGCACATTCAAgcttactttgatttttaaaatatttcaaatgaaatgTAATTGAGTTGAATTTGTTATACTTTAGCTTATTTAACTTATGGAATTGAATCTATGGCTGTTTATTCAATAACATGATTATCATGTGGATTGTTTCATGTTAAACAAACCCTTCTCATTAAACAAAACACTTCCCTGCATCTTCTAGACCAGGTTTAATTAATCTTTCATTGaacctgtttctttttccttatatACTAATTTTCTCATAATACGAATATTGTCAAATGATATGTCAAAGTCATGTTTCTCACTGCGTGTCACATAGATCGTGCACATACTCTCCACTGCTCTTAGTAGACTGAATCACTGTGTAttcatggggtgggggtggtctgTCTGTGATGTTGTTGGTATTTTTTCTTCACTAAATCCATACATTTTACCTCATGAGGAGAAATGTGTCATCACCGCCCCACGCACACGTAGTCACATGGGATTCATTTGACATATCCTTCATTCCAATGTGAATTCTTTTAAGTTATAATAAATTGTGTATTTGTTAAAGTTACTTTAAAGAAGTGTGCATGTTGTTCTATTTGAGAGAAATGTGTAATGTTTCTTTTATATTGATACACAATTCAGTTTGCCAACCCAGACTTTATGGAGTCCATCTCAGATGTTGTTGATGAAGTAATACAGAACTGCCCCATCGATGTGCGGCGCCCGCTGTATAAGGTATGAGCTGCCTGGGTAAGGTACTTTGATTTCATTCCACAATTAAAGGCCCATAATTCTTAGAAGACGGTATTACTGTCTATTACTAGTAAATATCCCTGTTTCACCTTCTGTTTCATAGGATTTGTTAAAGACAATATAATTgtaagagaaaatggaaatatgacTCAGTtaactagaatttttattttattttattttattttggagacggactcttgctctgtcatccgggctggagtgcagtggtgcgatctcagctcattataacctccgcctcctgggttcaaacaattctcctgcctcagcctcctgagtagctgggactacaggtgcatgccaccacacccagcgaatttttttttttgtatttcagtagagacggtgtttcaccatgttgcccaggctggtctcgaactcctgagctcaggcaatccacccgccttggcctcccaaagtgctgggattacagacatgagccaccatgcccggccaactggAAGTATTTCagtattgtaaatatattttattattatctgacAAGATATATTTTAAGGTGGACAGTTTTAGCCACAAATATCGATGGAAAGTAAGAGCGGTGCCCTCCCCCATGCTTTCCGTGAATTCCATTGGTTTCGTTTCATGCATATTTGGGTTTGGTGCCAATGTGGTGTCATCACATAGAAGTTAGAGCCCAAAATGGGACAGTCAGATAGAATATGCTCAtgtattattatgatttttttcaaaattcttagATTTCAGGGAATTTTGAAACCTGGAATGAGGAAAATCTAGTCTATATGATTATTGAGTAAAAAGAAATCCTACTGACAACCCGAGATGGTGAGCAGGAGGTGATGGGCAATTAGCCTTCCTGCACCTTTAATCAGTCTTTGCTTGAGTGAGTCGCGCCGTCAGCTCAGTGGCATGACTCACTCGCCTTACTCAGACTCAGGTGGCTGAATTGTACAGAGAAGAGAATCATGCTCAACTGACAGCACTCAGCATTGCATCACCTGTgccgtggaatactatgtagctttttaaaagaatgaggtaAATCAATATAAATTCAGATGAAAAGATAGCTATAGTATATATGAAGTGAAAAAGGAACttgtaaaatttacatatatttcattttatataaaatatatagtttgcGTATTTTTTGAATTATGTATGCtaaactcttaaagtaaataaaatatctttgggGTGGAATGATGGATAACTTTTACTTTCTCCATTTTGTGTTTTAAAGTTGTTTGAAATTttactgttaaaatttttttataattaaaatttttttctgtttacataACTTTTGTGGGTGTAAACAAATTATAGTTCAGTTTTTGCTGCATATTCTTAAACACTTGTCTAATACAAAGTACAAAGGGAACTAGAAAGAGACTGGAGTATGCAAATTAAGAAAGCTAGCGGGTCATGTCCTTCCCACTTCAATCCCGCCTGACATTAGCTGTGTCTCCTCATCAGTGAAAGCAGCAGCAGGGAACACTGTTCAATCTTAATCCCATCATAAAGCAGAGGAAACTGCCAGCAGTTACAGATTGCTCCTCACGGGGTGGGAATTTTCTTGTTTGACAGTTTAGCTCCCTGGACTTTATAGAAGTTTTGGAGCAGAGATGGTCTTGGAGACCATGTAGATGGAGCCCCTTATTTAGTAGATAATGACACTGAGCCCCAGAGTTGGGAAAAGGTGGCAAAAGGCGCCTGGGTTATGTGCTAGGTGAGATCATGTGGCTGCCAAGTGGCACGGTTGGCTTTTAAGCCCGTTTCCCGCATCTTTGAAAACTCATGCTTTTCCCACCGTATCACActgaaaattatgtaaaatgcagAGGGAAGAGGATTCttctttttgttgcctgtgctggagtgcagtggcgtgatcacagctcactgcagcctcgacctctcgggctcaagcgatcctcctgcttcagtctcccaagtagctacaggaacatgccaccatagCCAGCAAGATTCTTCTTCAAAGAGGGAAACCCTGTCCCTGACCACTTTGTCACTAGGATAATCATTTCTTCTCTGTGGCTTTCAGAAGGGTGTAGCTTGGCCCTggctgtcaagtttgtgcagaatAAATCCTGTCTTCCCTCAGCCGTCTTGGTTTTTTTGAACAGGACCTCTCCAGTGTTATGAGTGCCTTGCAAGTGATAGAGAATTCACGTAGGATTGAGAGGTGGAAGGATTGAAGGTCCTGGGGCTGGCCATGCTTTCTCGTTTGTCACATAGCTGAACTCTATACCCGGTTGTGGGAAAGGAGAGACACAAAGGAGGTCACCTCCTTTGCCACCTAAGTTAGAGTAGACCAGAATATGTTACGATAAAAATTAATCCAAAATCTCAGTGTTTAGCAGCAAGGGTTTATTTCTTTGCACGTGGTTCACGTCTGGTGTGGTCGGCAGTAGGCTCCACCACCGTGTTGTGGCTGCCCTTCTGGAACACATCGCCTCAGGTCCCCGCTGCCGGGGAGGAGACAGCTGGTGCGCCATTCCACCCCTCCTCCACGGGCCGTCACGTGGGCCAGCCTCCACCGGGCACTGGAAGCGGGAGGGTGATAGAATGTTTGGTGGGCACCACTGCCTCTCCTGTAGCCACGAAGAAAGGGACTTCTTTCCAAAGTATGGGGCTTGATGACTAAGTTGAAGTTTAATATTGAGGCCTAAGAACGCCCGTTTCTGTGCGTTAGCCTGCCAGGTAACAGCTGCTGTagtgtttttttccccatggtGATATGAGACCGGGAGTTGgccaactttttctgtaaagggccagatggtgAATCATTTTGGCTCTGCAGGCCGTATGGTCTGTGCTGCATTTATTCAGTTCTGCCAGAGCAGCCGAAGACCGTGTTGAACGACTAGGAGTGGCTGGGTTcctataaagttttatttacaaaagtaGGAGAGAGCCTGTTGTAGACATGTGAGGAGTTACTTATGAAAGCCTCATTCTAATACTGTCCGGGTTGGCCTGTGACAATTATCTGCGGACCCTCCTCAGGCGGTGCATGTTGAGGCGTGGCCTTTGCTAGTTCCTCAGCAAGTCAGTGCTGCCTTTAGGAAAGACTGTGGAAAAGTCACTGCTGAGCTCTGCTCACAGCCCAGGGTAGAGTCACACACTACTCTAGGGCTCCTGCTGACTTGGTTTCTGGAAGCCGTCAGCCCTCCCAGATGGACTCTCGCTGTGTGGGATGGAGGAGGGTCCCTCCAGAAGCAGTGTCTGAGCAGTGAAGCTGCACTGACGAGGTTCGCTCCTGCTCGGTGCACTCCCTGCTACGCTCCCTTCTGTAACTCCTGCTCCTTAGTGCGGTGGAGAGCATGCCCCGAATCGTCTGTGTTAGCAAGTGCACAGATCAGTAGgtctgtgggtttttaaaaataattctaaaacacTGTTCTGGTTAGAAGACATGCTGCAAATCCTTCTGCAGAGCACGCAGTCACCTTTCTCTGGACGGCCGCTCGTTCCTGTGTCTTAGGGGTGTGCCTTTCCTCTTGGTTCACTATGCAGTGCTTCCAAGCTGCTGGGCCACTCTTGCCGGGTAAGACGCCCTCTCTCCAGGAGTGATGGTGCCGATTCCTGACCTCGGCTACCTGTGTGCTTTCACTGGTTCCACAGCCTCATTTGGTCAGCTGTGCTAGCCACATAGACCAACAGAGTGGGTGCCCTGAAGATGCGCTTTTGGCTTCAGAAGAGGtcgtctctctccctctgccacaCCTGCGCCTTGAGGCGCTCGTCTGGGCCAGTGGGGCTTTTTTCTCctagctttattgaaatataatttttaatttttatgagtacTTAATAGGTATATTTTTGAGGTatattgacaagtaaaaattgtgtgtgtgtatatatatatatatatacacacacacatcaagaGCAGGAAAATTGTGCATATTTAAGGTGCACAGTGTGATGATTTGATACAGGTATGTACATCGTGGAATgcttaccacaatcaagctaatgaagacatccatcacctcacacaGCTACCTTTTTCAATGTGTGCAGTGAGAATATGTAAGATTCCTTTCTCAGCAGATTTCCACTACACCGTACCCTCTTCCTAACTGTACTCACCGTGCTGGAATTAGGCCTTCAGAGCTTGCCCATCTTCTGACTGCAAGTTTGTTccctttgactaacatctccccACTCCGCAGCACCTGGTAACTGccattccactctctgcttctgtgagtttgactaaaAATTCAGAATCTTTAAACAAGCAAAACAGTTTTTTTAGATGAAAGTAGCCATCATCTGTCTGATTTTTATTTCCGTCTGACGTAGATGAGAAGGGTATTTACACATCTGCTTCATCTGTTCCGCCTCCAGGGAATGACAGAGGTGGGGCCTGCGGGGAAGCCTCCGTGTGAGAGCAGGTGAAAATCAGCCTGGGCCCACCGTGGGCTTCATCCAGGAGCTGTAAAATGGACCGGAGTCTGGGTCCCACCCTGGGAGATTCTGATGTAATTGGGCTTGGGCTGGGTGGAGCCTGGACACCTGGATCgtaaaagcttcccaggtgactCTAATGTGCTTCTAACTTGAGAACCGCCATCAGCGCCAGCCCACTCTTGGATCAGCCAGTGTTTAGTAACTTGCACGCTTTACTTGAGGGGGAAGCCAATTTGAATTGCTTTGTAATGTAATGGATGTCTTTCTACTTCTCAGTTCTATTCAGGAGGTACTTGAGTACCTACTAGGTACAAGACACTGTTGTTAAATTAGGGGATTTAAGTATGTACGAGATGATTCGGTTCTTGACTTCAAGAGCttataaaaaagctaaaaatacgGAAATAACTAATGGGAACCACTACAAGCTAAATGTCATTAAAGTGAATCATGCAAATTATGGTAATTGAGAGAAGGGGCAGATTGCATTTAATTAGAGGGGATCAAGAAAGGCTTTGAGAAGCTGCCATCTGAGCTGAGTCTGAGAGCTTGGCCTGCAGAGCTGGGGGTGGGTGGACAGGCCAGGTGGAGGGAAGATAATGAGCGCAGATAGAAGGAGAGTGGGCAGATGCCTGCGGTGCCTGTTTTGACCACAGCCTACGGTGGTGGGGAAGGTAGTGGGAAACAAACCTAGGAGGGAGGGTGGGGCCAGCAATAAAATATCTTTAGCCTGCTCCAGCAGTCTGGGTCCAGCAGTGGGTTGGGAGTTGTTAAAAACTCTTCATGAAGTTTGTGAAGCAGATGTAAATACATCCTGCTATAGCAAAGGGATTGATTTTTCTGTAACAAATTGCTTgaattgaatatatataattatgtgaaTGCATTTTAAACTAGAGAAGCATGTTGCAGGGTAAATGAgttatagatataaaataaataaatacttactattgagagacagagccttgctctgtcgcccacgctgaagtgcagtggtgtgatcacagctcactgcagtcacccacgctgaagtgcagtggtgtgatcacagctcactgcagtcacccacgctgaagtgcagtggtgtgatcacagctcactgcagtcacccacgctgaagtgcagtggtgtgatcacagctcactgcagtcacccacgctgaagtgcagtggtgtgatcacagctcactgcagtcacccacgctgaagtgcagtggtgtgatcacagctcactgcagtcgcccacgctgaagtgcagtggtgtgatcacagctca encodes the following:
- the ACTR3B gene encoding actin-related protein 3B isoform X7; the encoded protein is MERFMEQVVFKYLRAEPEDHYFLMTEPPLNTPENREYLAEIMFESFNVPGLYIAVQAVLALAASWTSRQVGERTLTGIVIDSGDGVTHVIPVAEGYVIGSCIKHIPIAGRDITYFIQQLLREREVGIPPEQSLETAKAIKEKYCYICPDIVKEFAKYDVDPRKWIKQYTGINAINQKKFVIDVGYERFLGPEIFFHPEFANPDFMESISDVVDEVIQNCPIDVRRPLYKPEFFQVCHTKKDYEEYGPSICRHNPVFGVMS
- the ACTR3B gene encoding actin-related protein 3B isoform X8, whose protein sequence is MFESFNVPGLYIAVQAVLALAASWTSRQVGERTLTGIVIDSGDGVTHVIPVAEGYVIGSCIKHIPIAGRDITYFIQQLLREREVGIPPEQSLETAKAIKEKYCYICPDIVKEFAKYDVDPRKWIKQYTGINAINQKKFVIDVGYERFLGPEIFFHPEFANPDFMESISDVVDEVIQNCPIDVRRPLYKMEQIPLSYPQGHGFHPLSPPFH